From Solidesulfovibrio carbinoliphilus subsp. oakridgensis, the proteins below share one genomic window:
- a CDS encoding peroxiredoxin family protein — MRSVLAIVAAVLVLAAAVPALAVKASVAPGAHPLSVGDAFPDVPLPGTLSPEAASYLGLAGDQAGQPLSTVAAEVLVVEIFSMYCPFCQVEAPEVNALYSLIDKRGLSNRVKIIGIGAGNSDVEVDIFRKKYAVPFPLFADADFAVHKRVGEVGTPFFYILKKRPGGGYAVVSASLGQFDSPADFLSLITRTAGI; from the coding sequence ATGCGAAGCGTTCTGGCGATTGTTGCTGCCGTGCTGGTCCTTGCCGCCGCCGTCCCGGCCCTGGCGGTCAAGGCGTCCGTGGCCCCGGGGGCCCATCCCCTCTCCGTCGGCGACGCGTTCCCGGACGTGCCGCTTCCGGGCACCCTCTCTCCCGAGGCCGCGAGCTATCTGGGCCTGGCCGGCGACCAGGCCGGCCAGCCCCTCTCCACGGTGGCGGCCGAGGTGTTGGTGGTCGAGATCTTCAGCATGTACTGCCCGTTTTGCCAGGTGGAAGCCCCGGAAGTGAACGCGCTCTATTCGCTCATCGACAAGCGGGGGCTGTCCAACCGGGTCAAGATCATCGGCATCGGGGCCGGCAACTCGGATGTGGAAGTGGACATCTTCCGCAAGAAATACGCGGTGCCCTTCCCGCTTTTCGCCGACGCCGATTTTGCCGTGCACAAGCGGGTGGGCGAGGTGGGCACGCCCTTTTTCTACATCCTCAAAAAGCGCCCGGGCGGCGGCTATGCCGTGGTCAGCGCCAGCCTCGGCCAGTTCGACTCGCCGGCGGATTTCCTCTCCCTCATCACCCGCACCGCCGGCATCTGA
- a CDS encoding redoxin domain-containing protein: MARLWTPLGLLTVLALLLAASPAAAQAGTPAEELLSQSICPVGPLPPTDSTLRVAVGEAMPDFDLPAVGGGRVRLSEYLGQKNLVLSFIPAAWTPVCSSQWPGYNIAKDVFDANDTALVGISADNIPTLCAWTRQMGGLGFPVASDFWPHGGLAQKLGILRTDGTTERALFLVDKKGVIRFIDVHDINSRPDLGPLVKAMEQVHSGQ, from the coding sequence ATGGCCCGTTTGTGGACGCCGCTTGGCCTGCTGACGGTGCTGGCCCTGCTCCTGGCCGCCTCGCCGGCCGCCGCCCAGGCCGGGACGCCGGCCGAGGAGCTCCTGTCCCAAAGCATCTGCCCGGTTGGGCCGTTGCCGCCGACCGACAGCACCCTGCGCGTGGCCGTGGGCGAGGCCATGCCCGACTTCGACCTGCCGGCCGTCGGCGGCGGGCGAGTCCGGCTTTCGGAGTATCTCGGCCAAAAAAACCTGGTCCTGTCGTTCATTCCGGCCGCCTGGACGCCGGTCTGCTCCAGCCAGTGGCCGGGCTACAACATCGCGAAAGACGTCTTCGACGCCAACGACACGGCCCTGGTCGGCATCTCGGCCGACAACATCCCCACGCTTTGCGCCTGGACCCGGCAGATGGGGGGCCTCGGGTTTCCGGTGGCCTCGGACTTCTGGCCCCACGGCGGCCTGGCCCAGAAGCTCGGCATCCTGCGCACCGACGGCACCACGGAGCGTGCCCTTTTTCTGGTGGACAAAAAAGGCGTGATCCGGTTCATTGACGTGCACGACATCAATTCCCGGCCGGACCTCGGCCCGCTCGTAAAAGCCATGGAGCAGGTGCATTCCGGCCAGTAA
- a CDS encoding carboxymuconolactone decarboxylase family protein has translation MTETLRPRHYETLFRNFPEFMRALDGVAQAVRGSGPLDEKTIQLVQLGAAAALGSETAVASHARRAGQAGASPAEINQSLLALTTTIGFPSVAAALKWVQKHLEE, from the coding sequence ATGACCGAAACGTTGCGGCCCCGGCATTACGAGACGCTCTTTCGCAACTTCCCGGAGTTCATGCGCGCCCTGGACGGTGTGGCCCAGGCCGTGCGCGGCTCGGGTCCCCTGGACGAAAAAACCATCCAGCTCGTGCAGCTCGGCGCGGCCGCGGCCCTCGGCTCGGAAACGGCCGTGGCCAGTCATGCCCGCCGGGCCGGCCAGGCCGGGGCCAGCCCGGCCGAGATCAACCAGTCGCTTTTGGCCCTGACCACCACCATCGGCTTTCCGTCCGTGGCGGCGGCCCTCAAATGGGTCCAGAAACACCTTGAGGAATGA
- the rbr gene encoding rubrerythrin codes for MKSLKGSQTEKNILTAFCGESQARNRYTYFASVAKKEGYEQVSAIFTETADQEKEHAKRLFKYLEGGEVEITAAFPAGVIGNTVANLREAAGGEAYEEDDMYPSFAAKAREEGYAEVAATFEHIAKAEGFHKRRYAALADNIESGKVFVRPEKVTWRCRNCGYPMESDHAPDKCPACEHPKAYFEIAPSNW; via the coding sequence ATGAAATCATTGAAGGGATCGCAGACCGAGAAGAACATCCTGACCGCCTTTTGCGGCGAGTCGCAGGCCAGAAATCGCTATACCTATTTCGCCTCCGTGGCCAAGAAGGAAGGCTACGAGCAGGTCTCGGCCATCTTCACCGAAACGGCCGACCAGGAAAAGGAGCACGCCAAGCGGCTGTTCAAGTACCTGGAAGGCGGCGAGGTGGAGATCACGGCCGCCTTTCCGGCCGGGGTCATCGGCAACACCGTGGCCAACCTGCGCGAAGCGGCCGGCGGCGAGGCCTACGAGGAAGACGACATGTATCCGTCCTTCGCGGCCAAGGCCCGCGAGGAGGGCTATGCCGAGGTGGCGGCCACCTTCGAGCACATCGCCAAGGCCGAGGGGTTCCACAAGCGCCGCTACGCCGCCCTGGCCGACAACATCGAGTCCGGCAAGGTCTTTGTCCGCCCCGAAAAAGTCACCTGGCGCTGCCGCAACTGCGGCTATCCCATGGAGAGCGACCACGCCCCGGACAAATGCCCGGCCTGCGAGCACCCCAAGGCCTATTTCGAGATCGCGCCGTCCAACTGGTAG